The genomic interval CTTCCTTTAAATAGAACATTGGCACACAGATACCCCACAATCTGGCTTATTGCAACTGTTCTCTGTTGGTGAAGTGGCACGTTTGCAATCCCCATAACAGCCATCTTAACCATTTCACAGCATATTATTCAAATGTACATCTCTAGGTGGCAACAAGGATAGGCACTTGGGCTCAGTAGCAAGGGGTCTGTGGGGAAAAATCCTAGGACGAGGGATAGGAACCTGCAAATGGCAAGACAAACTAGAGGATACTCAACCAGAGGCTTAGATTGGGCAGCTCCATTGGCTTTCTGACTGCCTACGAGGAAAACCTCACTGGAAACTCTTTTGAGGTTCTTGAGGAATCCTAGAGGCAAACGGACTCCTCTGCCTTTTGGAAAGGATTTGTCCCAAATCTTAACAGCTAGCTGTCTCAAAATCCAGCTGGACTAAAATTGCTTCAAGAAAAACTGGATGGACTGGCATTCACATTTTTACTTCTACCTATGCCTATGCATAGGGAACATCCCTCACACTCCAGTAGATTCTATCTGTCCTCTCTAGCTTTCAAGTAGCCACAGTGACTACAGCGAAGGGAGTTAATGGGATAACATGTTGGTACAGGGCCACAAGCAGGATATTTCATTCCATGCATTTGGGGGAAGGACACAGGTAACAGTATACAGGGAGAATACCGAATAAGAAATCTGTGTGAGGCAATGCCCTTTTTGGTACCTTGACAAAATCAGTCATGGAACCCAGGTGGTGGATAAGAGCTGACGAGAGTTGGTCTGTGAATGGGCACAGCATCTCcgaaaaagatcaatgaaatgattGACAGAGAAAATGGCAAATGAAGGAAGAAGCGATGTTAAGTGCTGCTCAACCCAAGCTGAACTCCAGGAGATAAGAGAAGTTTCCCCTCCAGATAGAGGCTCTTTCTAAAGGTTCAGTTTTGAAGCAGGTGTTTTGACATTGAGAGGGGCACAGACCCATTCTGATAACTGGAAAGGGAGAGGACCAAGGACTACAGGAAGAGGGACGATTTCTGATTACCTTAGGCTGCTGCCAGGGACCTACTGCTCCAAATCCTCAAAATACTCAAGCGAAGGTAAAAGGCACAGAAAGCAAACGAGTAActcaaattattttacattttgagtCCTCTTCACTGTCTACGCGAATCTGGCAGTGAAATGGTAGATCACGTTCAAAAGAGTACAGAGGCAAGAACGCCTTCTTTGTTTGCCCAGTAACACTGCTCCTCCAACCTCTGCACTTGGCCGCCCAACATTTCCATCCTAGTTGTTGCTCCTTTTCTCATTGCAGAATGCAGCGGGGttctccccttcttccctctGTGCTGCAAACCCCATTATTAACCAAGCGGAAAGCTCCACGCAGTGCGGCCAGGGCGCACCGGTGCCGGGCTGCTTACCTTCCCCGGACCTAGTCAGCGCAGGTCCCCGCGCACACCGCCACGGGCCGCAGTCCCGCCGCGCCCGCCGAGTGCTCGGTCAGCTCGCGCCGGCCCGCGCCCCACCTGCCAGCAGCAGCCTCCGCTCCCGCCGCCGAGCTCCGGCTGCATGAAGTCATCCCCGCCCCGGGCCGGATCACCACATTCCGCGCCAGCCACGGGGGGAGCGGGGCCGCTCCCGACCCCAGGGAAGGCAGCCTGGAAACGGCGCTCGACGATCGCTGCCCCGCGAGGTTGTGGATTGATTTTCTATTAATGCTTTTACAGCTGCAGCATCGCTGGATTATGGATTGAGAGAGAAGAGCCAGGGGGGCTTTCTCTGCATAGCGTCCTTCCTCCGAGCGCTCCCCCGTCACCCCGGCTGAATGGACTGTTCCATTCGCCCCTGTGGGTTTCCCACCCTCTTCATCTTCCTTATCAGCATTGTTCATTTGGCCGAATTTGAGAGCAGGAATTGTCTTTTAAGATAAACATTCAAGCaccacaaaaacattttaaattggtaATGAAGCTTTCTAAGCCCTTCATAGCTCTCTCCATCACCCCCGCCCCCGCCAACagacacacacgcatacacacacacacacacacacacgcagacacgcgcgcgcgcacacacacgtatgcacacagccaaaccactcACAATTTTGAAAGCTAGAACCTTTCGCCCTCTCGCCTACGTAATAGAACGGGAATCTCCCAAAAGACTGGAGAAGTAGGGCCAACCAGAGAAAGCGCTCAAAGAAACAGTGGGGTGGCCCCATGATTTTGTTGTGTTTATGGTGCATTTGTGCACAGATGTTCCCTCTAACATCTCTTCCTCCTACTTCCTTTGCTCTggaccccctcccctccctgccacaTAATTGGGCAAACTGTTGTGGTGACAGCTGTAACATTTGGGAATCAAAAAGCAGAGTCTAGATTAGCAAATGACTATCTCTCTTTCCCTAAGGATTTATGAAAATTTGCCTTGGGAATGAAATAAGCATGTATTCATATAagccctttccttctctttttaaattaacacTAGCTGTTAACAAGACtgttctctctcccccaccctcccGTTTTGCTTCTTTCCCAAATCTCTTCAGGTTTGAGGGTTGAATGTTTAAGGAAAAGTGGGACTAAATTTGCTCTCTTTGTAGCTGAGCCAGGGTTTCCCCCTAGCTGTTGAGTCATTTTCCAGTCGGGAGGTTCCTTGACACTAGGGTTCTGTGGAATGGAGTTCCCTCTTTTAACTTGCCTTGCTGTTTGAATTGACCGTCACTTGATACAGGCCAGCTTTACACTATGGATTTGTCCAGCAACCTAAACAGTGCAATTGCACAAGGCCAAGGAAGCACCTTTGCTAAATGAGATGTTTCCATCCCTCTATCAGTCCCAAAGTTAGGTGATAATGTAGCCAACAGCTTTCCCACAAAACTTAGTTAGAATTCTTGGTCATAGAATATATGCTCTTTGAAAGCTAGAACAGCTTAATTCATCGCTCTGAGACTCACTTTCATAACATTAGCCCGTTAATATTACCATAGAGCAGGAGATTCTTAATCTGTATAAATGGAATTCTATTCATATACTCCTTTTATACAGATTAAGTATAATGggaaaaatctcatttttagTTTCACTAACTTCtaactgaaatttagcatttAGCATGTCCTTTAAACATAATGTAGGCAACAAACCACAAGAATGTTAGGAGTATCTGGGACTTTGTTTCCAATAGAAACAACAGCTAATTCCTTATTGCTGTTTTTATAGATATCTCTATCACTACACTGATGTTATAATCAAATCAttactacattttttatttaatagactATATTTTTCAGCTTTGGTGtccagaaaaattgaaaaaataatacagggaGTTCCCATATATCCCATTCCCAGTGTCTCCTATTGACATCATACAATAGTAAGGTACCTTGGTGTAATtctggcattgctataaagaactacctgagattgggtaatttataaagaagggctcgtggttctgtaggctgtacagggagcatgattggggaggtctcaggaaacctataatcatggtggaaggcaaaggggaagcaggcaggtcctacatggctggagcaggagaaagagaagggggaggtgctacacacttttaaacaaccagatgtcatgagaactcactaccacCAGAAAGCCAAGGGGGAAGTCCTCCCCCATGATCaagtcacctcccactaggcccctcctccaaaattggggattacaatttgacatgagatttgggtagggacacaaatcTGAACCATATCATTGGGTACAATCAATGAATGTATACTGATACATTATTACTAACTATAAATAAAGTCTAACTACATTTAAGTTTCCCTGGTTTTTACCTAATATCCTTAAATCTGTTCCAGGCGTCCATCCAGGATACCACACTAAATTTAGTTGTCATGTCCCCTTAAGCTCCTCTTAGCTGTgatagtttttcttgtttttgatgaccttgacagttttgaggagtagtGGTCAAGTGTTTGCCGGAAGGCCTCACTGTTGCAATTTGTCTGATGCTTTTCTTATGATAAGACTGGAGTTGTGAACTattggcaggagaaagaaagaggtaaaGTCCCTTTTCCTCACATCATATCAAGGTGCTGTAGTACCGATGTGATTTATGACTGGTGATGTGTTGACCTTGATTGTCTGGCTGAGgcagtgtttgtcaggtttctctacTGTAACGTTATTGCCCATCCCTTCCATACTGTACTTGTAGGAAGTAACTACATGAAACCCAAACCTAAGGAGTGGGACTTTGGCTCTACCTCCCTGAGGGCAGAGtgtgtacataaagtatatggAATTCTGCACAGGAGAGCTGTCTATTCTCTACCAAGTATTCAATTACTTATTGATATCAATATTATAGACTCATGgagatgtattatattttatgcttttggTAATAATCAATTactactttattttgttgttcaattTGTTCCAGTTTTGCCCATTGGAAGCTCTTTCAGTAGGTTCCTGTGCTCCTTTGACATACCCCCTTTgatgtgtgagtctgtgtgtgtgtgtgtgtgtgtgtgtgtgtgtgtggcaggagcAGCAGGGCTGTTAACGATCCCTTACTTTATGGTATTATAAGTTCCTCCAGTCTCAACTTGTATACTTCCTGCTTCATTCcaagaatcagccatttcttcatGGAGCCCTTGTTCCTTTTACTGGAGAATGGTAATACAAATCAAGATCTGGGTCCTAGACACGGTCATTATTGGCGGGTCATTTTGTTTAGGCCTTTCAACTAAGACAGTGAAGAAATATACGTGTATACTTAcccatgcatatatacatacgtatttCTATATGTGACCATTCTGTGTCTGTATTAAGCTAAATATGAGCACATACTTATGTTTCCAACTTTAATCCTTTAACACATAGATCATTCTAGCCTCCTccctttgcttgtctgtaaattcCTATTCCAATAGTGAGAATCATGGCTCCCATCATTCACTGTTATAATTGTTCAATTTCAGTGTACATGTAAAGCAGTATAAAAATTGTTAACCCTTTCCCACAGTATCacaatttttaagtaaatatatataactcTCCTATACTGTGTTTAATGAGTTTAAATGCCCATACCTTTGTATAtcatgaattttgtttttaaatattttgataacagTATTTTAAACTTCGTAATTAGTTTCCTTTCCAATtctacatattatattttatgcattgAAAAGCATCATTTTAAGAAGAGTTGTGTAGGTTGCTTCAGATTGTCAAAGGGAGCCATGGCAAAACTTAGAATACAAACTGTAGACTGTTACTGTGAGGCTATAATGAGATGGCATGAAATTGCCACTCCAGAGCTTCAGGGAGCTGATACTCTGTCAGTGTTATCCTTGCATACTTGGGCAGGCTTCTGTCCCCTTTCTCCTTTGCAAGTTCTAAATACCTTGAATGAGAGAACATGTTCAGCCTTCATAATTTATCATTTAGTTGAAGGATTTGCTAGGTATCTCATGCTGAAGATAAAAGTCCTTGTAAAGtaaagaggcaggaggatgagaAGGTGAAGAGAACCAGAAGGTTGAGATGACTGTGAAGGTTAGAGATTTTGTAGTTGAACAGACTTGGGCTTGGATCCCCACCACTCACAGCCTGACTTTGTCTTGTTTCTGAGATGAAGACAACAATTGTCTCAAGAGTGAAAGATGTTTGATCTTTTCCTTCAAGTTGCCTGAGGCAGTAGGGATGCAACTGTGGCGACTTGGGACAGTCCCAGAACATGTTTTCTTGACCCCCCCCAGTGTAGTTTCCATCTGCGAAGCCAGACTCACTGAAGATAGTTTCTTGTGATAATATAGATACATTCATCTATCAAAGTATTCTTACCAGGTACTTTTTATTCATGGAAAGGAATCAGTGTGTTGATGGTGTTAAAGACAACAGTCAAAGACATTAAATGGCAGGATTGAACTGCTTCTGATACTCCAGCACGGTAAGAGGCATAGGGAAAccagaaagaaaaggggaaagataTTGGGAAATGTCTTATGTCAACATATAGGGTTTGAATCTGTCTTCTTGGAACTTTACATACagcaatatgtaattttttttaacctatgacTTGTTATtgcacaaattttttttaaaaaaaccctaaacttTGGATCTTGACTTTGAGGTCTGCAATGCTTCCTTTCGGATATTCTCAAATTAGAGATCAAATGGCCTAGTGATATCATGAGTCTCAGCAAGGGAAAATGTGAAACCAGAGCCAGAGGCCCTGTGTGCTGGGAGCTGTCAGCATTTAGAAACACTCCTTTGGGTTAAGGGAGTCCTTCCAGAAAGGACTCATTTAAATGCAAATACACCATCAGGAGGAGTAACTGAGTATCTCATTTGCTGCCATTAACAATTTAGCAGAGATTAGATTCTCAGATTTATTATTGAGAGGAGTTGTCAGGGTGATTTGGCCCCAGCATCTGTCACCCCATTTCCTGCCAGGTCTCCTGTTCTCGTCACTCCGTAGGGGTCTGCCTGAAACTGGGAACTTGGTCTACTAGGAAAGAATTGGGCACTTAGTGaata from Gorilla gorilla gorilla isolate KB3781 chromosome 7, NHGRI_mGorGor1-v2.1_pri, whole genome shotgun sequence carries:
- the PKIA gene encoding cAMP-dependent protein kinase inhibitor alpha isoform X1, translating into MNNADKEDEEGGKPTGANGTVHSAGVTGERSEEGRYAEKAPLALLSQSIIQRCCSCKSINRKSIHNLAGQRSSSAVSRLPSLGSGAAPLPPWLARNVVIRPGAGMTSCSRSSAAGAEAAAGRWGAGRRELTEHSAGAAGLRPVAVCAGTCAD